In a genomic window of Neisseria flavescens:
- a CDS encoding superoxide dismutase: MEHKLPQLPYELDALSPHLTKETLEFHYGKHHQTYITNLNNQIKGTEFEEMPLEEIVKKSSGGMFNNAAQTWNHTFYWLGFTPKGQGKPVGELAAAIDAKWGSFEKFQEAFNACAAGTFGSGWAWLVKTPAGELDLVSTSNAGTPLTTENTPLLTCDVWEHAYYIDYRNSRPNYLKGFWEIVNWDEVAKRFAA; the protein is encoded by the coding sequence ATGGAACACAAGCTGCCACAATTGCCTTATGAACTGGATGCCTTGTCCCCTCATCTGACCAAAGAAACTTTGGAGTTCCACTACGGCAAACACCATCAAACCTACATCACCAATTTGAACAATCAAATCAAAGGCACTGAGTTTGAAGAAATGCCTTTGGAAGAAATCGTGAAAAAATCTTCCGGCGGTATGTTCAACAATGCTGCCCAAACTTGGAATCACACTTTCTACTGGCTGGGCTTTACCCCTAAAGGCCAAGGCAAACCTGTCGGCGAATTGGCTGCAGCCATCGACGCCAAATGGGGCAGCTTCGAGAAATTCCAAGAAGCGTTCAATGCTTGCGCGGCCGGTACTTTCGGCTCCGGTTGGGCATGGTTGGTGAAAACGCCTGCCGGTGAATTGGATCTGGTTTCTACTTCCAATGCAGGTACTCCGCTGACTACTGAAAACACTCCGCTGTTGACTTGCGACGTATGGGAACACGCCTACTACATCGACTATCGCAACAGCCGTCCTAACTACCTGAAAGGTTTCTGGGAAATCGTTAACTGGGATGAAGTTGCCAAACGCTTCGCCGCATAA
- the pilV gene encoding type IV pilus modification protein PilV, with amino-acid sequence MNITNPTHLRSFKGRLKTNSTSFTPKLQSGMTLIEVLIAMFVLAIGVLALLAVQLRTVSNVRESENQTAVAQITQNLIEGMLINPTLSEETDTAGEKTTSYKKSYDAYIKFASTQTAKFEAKMNKTQLAQAQIAQFKTDLAEALPEAEFHFTICKDSSGAEPTYENGFNAKCDDKGDTTIVKVLWLQDVEEENSTKDLNTSGHHVVYTYQSRVRD; translated from the coding sequence ATGAACATTACTAATCCTACTCATCTCAGATCATTTAAAGGCCGTCTGAAAACGAACTCAACAAGCTTTACTCCAAAACTTCAATCAGGTATGACCCTGATTGAAGTTTTGATTGCCATGTTTGTCCTTGCCATTGGCGTACTCGCCCTTTTGGCTGTTCAATTGCGTACCGTATCCAACGTGCGTGAGTCTGAAAATCAAACCGCCGTCGCCCAAATTACACAAAATCTGATTGAAGGCATGCTCATTAATCCGACGCTCTCTGAAGAAACCGATACTGCAGGGGAAAAAACCACCAGTTATAAAAAATCCTACGATGCCTACATAAAATTCGCCTCTACACAAACTGCAAAATTTGAAGCCAAAATGAACAAAACTCAACTTGCACAGGCTCAAATTGCACAGTTTAAAACAGATTTAGCCGAAGCCCTCCCAGAAGCCGAATTCCACTTCACTATCTGCAAAGATTCTTCCGGTGCAGAGCCAACTTACGAAAATGGTTTTAATGCAAAATGCGATGACAAAGGCGACACGACCATCGTAAAAGTTTTATGGTTGCAAGATGTCGAAGAAGAAAATAGCACAAAAGATCTCAACACATCGGGGCACCACGTTGTCTATACCTATCAATCACGCGTAAGAGACTAA
- a CDS encoding pilus assembly FimT family protein: MYQTQKGFTLIELLIVITIAAVMAVIALPNMNQWIASRRAASQAEQIANLLRFARNEAVRLNLPVYICPVKIKSDGSPNNGCNSQYAGNGMLAYADKNEDLRYQNDTVDLSIRSIILNGDTDKVEYSFNYIPIGTKHSAPSSSAAKEEVWWRFLPNGTFGHSTDGKDYQFSDGHIKISLTDKSAADAETKKARATVLLINGNGHVEICAKNDERKMCEYTSKE, from the coding sequence ATGTATCAGACACAAAAAGGCTTCACCCTAATTGAGTTGCTGATCGTCATTACTATTGCAGCAGTAATGGCCGTCATCGCACTTCCCAATATGAATCAATGGATTGCCTCCAGACGTGCAGCATCGCAAGCAGAGCAAATTGCCAATCTGCTGCGCTTCGCGCGTAATGAGGCCGTCCGTCTAAATCTTCCCGTTTACATCTGCCCGGTCAAAATCAAATCCGATGGTTCACCCAATAATGGTTGCAATTCCCAATATGCCGGTAATGGTATGTTGGCCTACGCCGATAAAAACGAAGACTTACGCTATCAAAACGACACAGTTGATTTATCCATCCGCTCCATTATCCTTAATGGAGATACCGACAAAGTGGAATACAGCTTCAACTATATCCCTATCGGCACTAAACACTCAGCCCCCTCCTCTTCAGCTGCAAAAGAAGAAGTCTGGTGGAGATTTCTTCCCAATGGTACATTTGGCCATTCAACCGATGGCAAGGATTATCAATTTTCAGACGGCCATATCAAAATCAGCCTAACAGATAAATCTGCTGCCGATGCTGAAACCAAGAAAGCCCGTGCTACCGTACTTTTAATCAATGGCAATGGGCATGTCGAAATCTGTGCTAAAAACGATGAGCGCAAAATGTGCGAATACACTTCCAAAGAATAA
- the dnaB gene encoding replicative DNA helicase — protein MPVMSNYSDIPPEDREISALSLPPHSTEAEQSVLGGLMLENSAWDRIADVVSGEDFYRHEHRLIFRAIANLINESRPADVITVQESLERNEELEVAGGFNYLITLAQNTPSAANIRRYAEIVRERSIMRQLAEVGTEIARSAYNPQGRDAGQLLDEAENKVFQIAESTAKSKQGFLEMPDLLKEVVERIDMLYSRDNPDEVTGISTGFIDLDKKTSGLQPGDLIIVAGRPSMGKTAFSINIAEHVAVENKLPVAVFSMEMGGAQLVMRMLGSVGRLDQSVLKTGRLQDEHWGRLNEAVVKLSDAPMYIDETPGLTALELRARARRLARQFNGKLGLIVIDYLQLMSGSGRSDNRASELGEISRSLKALAKELQVPVIALSQLSRTVEQRTDKRPMMSDLRESGAIEQDADLIMFMYRDEYYNSDSPAKGLAECIIGKHRNGPVGKVFLTWMGQFTKFDNAAYIPESMLMED, from the coding sequence ATGCCCGTCATGAGCAATTATTCCGATATACCGCCTGAAGACCGTGAAATCAGCGCATTGTCACTGCCGCCACATTCCACAGAAGCGGAGCAATCCGTCTTGGGCGGCCTGATGCTGGAAAATTCTGCTTGGGACCGTATTGCCGATGTCGTTTCCGGCGAAGATTTTTACCGCCACGAACACCGCCTGATTTTTCGTGCGATTGCCAACCTGATTAATGAAAGCCGTCCTGCCGACGTCATTACCGTTCAAGAAAGTTTGGAACGCAATGAAGAATTGGAAGTGGCAGGCGGATTCAACTATCTGATTACGCTGGCGCAAAATACGCCATCCGCTGCCAATATCCGCCGCTACGCCGAAATCGTGCGCGAACGTTCCATCATGCGCCAGCTTGCCGAAGTCGGCACGGAAATTGCACGCAGCGCATACAACCCGCAAGGGCGTGATGCAGGCCAGCTTTTGGACGAGGCGGAAAACAAAGTATTCCAAATCGCCGAAAGCACCGCCAAATCCAAACAAGGCTTCCTTGAGATGCCCGACCTTCTGAAAGAAGTGGTCGAGCGCATCGATATGCTTTATTCGCGCGACAATCCTGATGAAGTAACCGGCATATCGACAGGTTTTATCGACCTCGACAAAAAAACATCAGGCCTCCAACCGGGCGATTTGATCATCGTCGCAGGCCGTCCGTCTATGGGTAAAACTGCCTTTTCGATCAATATTGCGGAACACGTTGCCGTAGAAAATAAATTGCCTGTCGCTGTATTCTCCATGGAGATGGGCGGTGCGCAGCTGGTCATGCGTATGCTGGGTTCAGTCGGACGTTTGGATCAAAGCGTCTTAAAAACCGGCAGATTACAAGACGAACATTGGGGCCGTCTGAACGAAGCGGTCGTTAAACTCTCCGATGCACCCATGTATATCGATGAAACGCCGGGCTTGACCGCACTCGAACTCCGCGCCCGCGCCCGTCGTCTTGCGCGCCAGTTCAACGGCAAATTGGGTTTGATCGTTATCGACTACCTGCAATTGATGTCAGGCTCCGGCCGTTCTGACAACCGTGCTTCCGAGCTTGGCGAAATTTCGCGCTCCCTCAAAGCATTGGCTAAAGAATTGCAAGTTCCCGTCATTGCCCTGTCGCAGTTGAGCCGTACAGTTGAGCAGCGTACCGACAAACGCCCGATGATGTCCGACTTGCGTGAGTCCGGCGCAATCGAGCAGGATGCCGACTTGATTATGTTCATGTATCGCGACGAATACTACAACTCAGATTCACCCGCAAAAGGCTTGGCGGAATGTATTATCGGTAAACACCGTAACGGCCCTGTCGGGAAAGTATTCCTCACTTGGATGGGTCAATTTACCAAATTTGATAATGCTGCCTATATTCCAGAATCCATGTTGATGGAAGATTGA
- a CDS encoding DUF817 domain-containing protein, with product MLGKLDTWLTEHPKRKDLHGWRRFIVEFWFFGLKEARACLFAGLFFIAMFLVPKTGWLGISRYDLLLIFAISVQAAMLYFKLETWDEVKSITLFHLVGFALEWFKTSGDIQSWSYPDEAYTKIGGVPLFAGFMYAAVGSYIIQAWRLFDLKIKSHPPYWLGTLCALAIYINFFTHHYIGDYRWYLAAFALGLYARTTVLYTPYDTTRKMPLLLAFVLIGFFIWLAENLGTLFGVWRYPNQIGAWASVHISKWSSWALLVMMTFTIVANLKHIKHTISVSKD from the coding sequence ATGTTGGGCAAACTGGATACTTGGCTGACTGAGCACCCCAAACGCAAGGATTTGCATGGTTGGCGACGCTTTATCGTTGAATTTTGGTTTTTTGGTTTGAAAGAAGCACGAGCCTGCTTATTTGCAGGCTTGTTTTTCATTGCCATGTTCCTCGTTCCGAAAACAGGCTGGTTGGGGATTTCGCGCTACGACCTGCTGCTGATTTTTGCCATCTCCGTACAAGCAGCCATGCTGTATTTCAAGCTGGAAACTTGGGATGAAGTGAAATCGATTACGCTGTTTCACTTGGTGGGCTTTGCTTTAGAGTGGTTCAAGACATCAGGCGATATCCAGTCTTGGAGCTATCCTGATGAGGCTTATACCAAAATCGGCGGCGTACCGCTGTTTGCGGGCTTTATGTATGCCGCAGTCGGCAGCTATATCATTCAAGCATGGCGGCTGTTTGACCTCAAAATCAAAAGCCATCCGCCGTATTGGTTGGGCACTTTGTGCGCACTGGCGATTTATATCAATTTTTTCACCCATCACTATATCGGCGACTATCGCTGGTATCTCGCTGCTTTTGCTCTCGGCCTATACGCCCGGACAACGGTCTTATACACGCCCTATGACACCACTCGCAAAATGCCGCTCCTGCTCGCTTTCGTCCTGATCGGATTTTTTATTTGGCTGGCGGAAAATTTGGGAACCCTATTCGGCGTTTGGCGCTATCCCAACCAAATCGGCGCATGGGCATCGGTACACATCAGCAAATGGAGTTCATGGGCTTTACTGGTGATGATGACTTTTACCATCGTTGCGAATTTAAAACACATCAAACATACCATCAGCGTATCGAAAGATTAG
- a CDS encoding PilW family protein — MNNKRLLNHIPNKTAIRGFSILEFLVASLLSMIVLMAVSSTYFTARGLNKSANARIGIQQDLRNAANMIVRDARMAGNFGCFNMANFPASAVIEDKSSDEYTLKTAGVNNLLPIKEIKLSSAGFAQTGRALLFQYGIDKADSPAKTAIASSCSRIAKPHTEIKDLAAAKSALNLKITDSDQDGSIAIMKHEMIAYAVGKLREESGLFRFQLSNDGSWSNPQLLIKGITSMDIHYIYAECPDFGNESASGVNTESFDYKNALDTSAEAKSPTSIQIVLNNGSIDPSKEQDNKVDIYNINATIRGGNVCADRSL; from the coding sequence ATGAACAATAAACGCTTACTCAACCATATTCCCAATAAAACCGCCATTCGTGGTTTCAGCATCCTTGAATTTCTGGTTGCCAGCCTGCTCAGCATGATCGTCTTAATGGCTGTCAGCTCTACCTACTTTACTGCGCGCGGATTAAACAAGTCTGCCAACGCCCGTATCGGTATCCAACAAGATTTACGCAACGCCGCCAACATGATTGTCCGTGATGCGCGTATGGCAGGCAATTTCGGCTGCTTCAATATGGCGAATTTTCCTGCCTCTGCAGTGATAGAAGACAAAAGCTCGGATGAATATACATTGAAAACAGCCGGTGTGAATAATCTGTTACCGATTAAAGAAATCAAATTAAGCTCTGCCGGCTTTGCTCAAACCGGCAGAGCCCTGCTGTTCCAATACGGTATCGACAAAGCTGACTCTCCTGCAAAAACTGCCATTGCCAGCAGCTGCTCCCGTATTGCCAAACCTCACACAGAAATTAAAGATTTGGCTGCGGCAAAATCGGCTTTGAATTTAAAAATTACCGACTCTGATCAAGACGGCAGTATCGCCATCATGAAACATGAAATGATTGCCTACGCTGTCGGTAAACTTAGAGAAGAGAGCGGTTTGTTCCGTTTCCAATTATCAAATGATGGCTCATGGAGTAATCCGCAGCTGTTGATTAAAGGCATTACAAGCATGGATATCCACTATATCTATGCGGAATGTCCTGATTTTGGAAATGAATCTGCCAGCGGAGTGAATACAGAATCATTTGATTACAAAAACGCATTGGATACCTCAGCTGAAGCTAAGTCTCCGACTTCTATCCAAATCGTACTGAATAACGGCAGTATTGACCCATCAAAAGAACAAGACAATAAAGTCGATATCTATAATATTAATGCCACCATCCGCGGAGGAAACGTATGCGCCGACCGATCACTCTAA
- a CDS encoding L-lactate MFS transporter → MKFLDREATIAKPGFNRWLVPPAALAVHLAIGQIYAYSVFNAPLTKLIGITESAAGDWKLTTVGWIFSIALAMLGASAAMFGTWMERVGPRKAMFVAACCFSLGFFVSAIGVHTHNLFLLYLGNGVIGGVGLGLGYIGPVSTLMKWFPDKPGMATGLAIMGFGGGAMLASPLSVSLMSFFSSETSVGVAQAFVVLGLFYLVLMMFGAFTIRIPADGWKPKGYVAPKIKSKLVSSNHVNVSEAMKTPQFWLLFWVLCLNVTAGIGVLGQASVMIQELFSETSVGKQAAIGAGAAAGFVSLLSLFNMGGRFLWSSVSDKIGRKNTYTIFFVLGSLLYFAIPSIGESGNKALFVIGFCVIISMYGGGFAAIPAYLKDLFGTYQVGAIHGRILLAWSTAAVIGPVLVNYIRQSQIESGVPAAEAYSITMYIMAGLLIVGLLCNLSVRSVHEKHHEKDIKVAAHSGNPDDETAVSDAYLISKKVSVGGIGVWWRWALVCIPLCYGVIMVFVKALSLFN, encoded by the coding sequence ATGAAATTTCTAGACCGTGAGGCGACCATTGCCAAACCCGGATTTAATCGTTGGCTGGTACCGCCCGCCGCTTTAGCCGTGCATCTTGCCATCGGGCAGATATACGCTTATTCCGTGTTCAATGCGCCGCTGACTAAGCTTATCGGTATCACTGAGTCGGCTGCAGGAGATTGGAAACTGACCACGGTCGGTTGGATTTTCAGCATTGCCTTGGCGATGTTGGGCGCGTCTGCGGCTATGTTCGGTACTTGGATGGAACGCGTTGGGCCGCGTAAGGCGATGTTCGTTGCTGCCTGCTGCTTTAGCTTGGGCTTTTTTGTGTCGGCTATCGGTGTCCATACGCACAATCTGTTTTTGCTTTATTTGGGCAACGGTGTGATTGGCGGAGTTGGTTTGGGCTTGGGTTATATCGGGCCTGTATCGACGCTAATGAAATGGTTTCCCGATAAACCGGGCATGGCGACAGGTTTGGCGATTATGGGTTTTGGTGGCGGCGCGATGTTGGCCTCGCCTTTATCCGTGTCGTTGATGAGTTTTTTCTCCAGTGAAACTTCGGTTGGCGTAGCGCAGGCTTTTGTCGTTTTAGGGTTGTTTTATCTGGTGTTGATGATGTTCGGCGCGTTTACCATCCGCATACCTGCCGATGGTTGGAAACCTAAAGGTTATGTTGCGCCGAAAATCAAAAGCAAATTGGTCAGCAGTAACCACGTCAATGTTTCCGAAGCCATGAAGACGCCGCAATTTTGGCTCTTGTTTTGGGTGTTATGTCTGAACGTGACGGCGGGTATTGGCGTTTTGGGTCAGGCTTCTGTCATGATTCAGGAGCTGTTTTCTGAAACTTCTGTCGGTAAACAGGCTGCCATTGGTGCGGGTGCGGCGGCAGGTTTTGTGAGCCTGTTGAGCCTGTTTAATATGGGCGGCCGTTTTTTGTGGTCCAGCGTGTCCGACAAAATTGGGCGTAAAAATACGTATACCATTTTCTTTGTGCTCGGCTCGCTATTGTATTTTGCCATTCCGTCAATTGGCGAGAGCGGTAACAAGGCTTTGTTTGTTATTGGGTTCTGCGTCATCATTTCCATGTATGGCGGCGGTTTCGCAGCGATTCCGGCGTATCTGAAGGATTTGTTCGGCACTTATCAAGTTGGTGCAATCCACGGCAGGATTTTGCTGGCATGGTCAACTGCGGCCGTTATTGGCCCGGTGTTGGTCAACTATATCCGCCAAAGTCAAATTGAAAGCGGCGTTCCGGCTGCCGAGGCTTATAGCATTACCATGTACATCATGGCAGGTTTGTTGATTGTCGGTTTGTTGTGTAATTTGAGTGTCCGTTCGGTTCACGAAAAGCATCACGAAAAAGATATTAAGGTCGCGGCACATAGCGGCAACCCCGATGATGAAACCGCTGTATCCGATGCCTATCTGATCAGCAAGAAAGTATCAGTGGGTGGTATCGGCGTATGGTGGCGCTGGGCTTTGGTCTGTATCCCTTTGTGCTATGGTGTCATTATGGTGTTTGTTAAAGCATTAAGTTTGTTTAATTGA
- a CDS encoding helix-turn-helix domain-containing protein has protein sequence MENNDKINYDTQAAKTLGDELRKHRTDAKIDIQDVASRLKLSTEQIDALEKGEYSGFPGLVFVSGYLRSYARFLKIDEQTIAKHLLSITPQLEDHVYAVTRSANTGLSYTDTEKQGFPKWILGIAALALAVGGVYFWQSKSSFENEQANIQNSKDVADTMKTPALKTDNVAVSEMTEDGKKEITNKPEVANDQAASEASAVAQEEKPAVKVEKDELWIKVQYRSNLIITDKDGKVVFSRIVPAGSEQRLRGGAPYNVWIGIAAGSEANYGGTPIEPLKYRVAGEKSASFVAGKN, from the coding sequence ATGGAAAATAACGATAAAATCAACTACGACACACAAGCCGCCAAAACATTGGGGGATGAATTACGCAAACACAGAACTGATGCCAAAATCGATATTCAAGATGTTGCTTCACGTTTGAAACTGTCTACCGAACAAATTGATGCTTTGGAAAAAGGGGAATATTCAGGCTTTCCCGGTTTAGTCTTTGTTTCAGGCTATTTGCGTTCATATGCACGATTTCTAAAAATCGACGAACAAACCATCGCCAAACATTTGCTCTCTATTACTCCGCAACTTGAAGACCATGTATACGCGGTAACACGCAGCGCCAACACCGGCTTAAGCTACACAGACACTGAAAAACAAGGCTTCCCAAAATGGATATTGGGGATAGCCGCATTGGCTTTGGCTGTAGGCGGTGTTTACTTTTGGCAAAGTAAATCCAGTTTTGAAAACGAACAGGCAAATATTCAAAACAGCAAAGATGTTGCTGATACGATGAAAACGCCTGCCTTAAAAACGGATAATGTTGCCGTTAGCGAAATGACGGAAGACGGCAAAAAAGAAATAACCAATAAGCCTGAAGTGGCTAATGATCAAGCAGCTTCTGAAGCTTCTGCCGTAGCTCAAGAAGAGAAGCCTGCCGTCAAAGTTGAGAAAGACGAACTTTGGATTAAAGTCCAATACCGAAGCAATCTGATTATTACAGACAAAGATGGAAAAGTAGTATTCAGCCGTATCGTTCCGGCCGGAAGCGAACAACGTCTGAGAGGTGGCGCGCCTTACAATGTTTGGATCGGTATTGCAGCCGGTTCGGAAGCCAATTACGGCGGCACACCTATCGAACCTTTGAAATACCGTGTTGCCGGTGAAAAATCCGCCTCTTTTGTTGCAGGAAAAAACTAA
- the pilW gene encoding type IV pilus biogenesis/stability protein PilW, whose amino-acid sequence MKIKFGFALLTALTLSACASSSGPSPKERAIQVSNIKTQLAVEYMRGQNYRQATESIEEALKSNSKNDLAWLVRAEIYQYLKVKDKAQESFLKALSLKPDSAEVNNNYGWFLCNQMNALAESLAYFDKALADPTYPSPFIANMNKGICSARLGQYSLAQAYLERSLAANPQFFPAFKELARTKMMAGSLNDADYYFRQYQSKVDVLQADDLLLGWRLATALGNKHAAYEYEAQLRANFPYSDELQTVTTGH is encoded by the coding sequence ATGAAAATCAAGTTCGGATTCGCTTTACTTACCGCACTGACTCTTTCTGCCTGCGCTTCCTCTTCCGGCCCAAGCCCTAAAGAACGTGCCATTCAAGTTTCTAATATCAAAACCCAACTGGCTGTGGAATATATGCGCGGCCAAAACTACCGCCAAGCTACTGAAAGTATCGAAGAGGCGCTTAAGTCCAATTCAAAAAATGACCTTGCTTGGTTGGTACGCGCCGAGATTTATCAGTATTTGAAAGTCAAAGACAAAGCTCAGGAAAGCTTTCTTAAAGCATTGTCTTTAAAACCTGATAGTGCAGAAGTCAACAACAACTACGGTTGGTTCTTGTGCAATCAAATGAATGCACTGGCCGAATCTTTGGCTTATTTTGACAAAGCACTGGCCGACCCGACCTACCCAAGCCCCTTTATTGCCAATATGAATAAAGGCATTTGCAGTGCAAGGTTAGGCCAATACTCTTTAGCCCAAGCCTATTTGGAAAGGTCTTTAGCAGCGAATCCGCAATTCTTCCCTGCTTTCAAAGAACTTGCCCGAACCAAAATGATGGCAGGAAGTCTGAACGATGCCGACTATTATTTCCGCCAATACCAAAGCAAAGTTGATGTCCTGCAGGCTGACGATTTGCTTTTAGGCTGGCGTTTGGCTACCGCCTTGGGCAATAAACACGCCGCATACGAATACGAAGCCCAACTTAGGGCAAACTTCCCCTATTCAGACGAACTACAAACTGTCACAACGGGCCACTAA
- the ispG gene encoding flavodoxin-dependent (E)-4-hydroxy-3-methylbut-2-enyl-diphosphate synthase has translation MTTPKRRQTHQVKIDHLIIGSEAPVLVQSMTNTDTADAAATARQVKELSDAGSEMVRITVNTPEAASKVSEIRSRLDDMGYTTPLIGDFHFNGERLLAEFPECGKALAKYRINPGNVGKGAKGDEKFAFMIRTAAENNKAVRIGVNWGSLDQSLAKRMMDANLASATPKPPEEIMKEALIVSALESAEKAVALGLPEDKIILSCKVSAVQDLIQVYRELGSRCRYPLHLGLTEAGMGSKGIVASTAALSVLLQEGIGDTIRISLTPEPGSPRTQEVIVGQEILQTMGLRSFTPMVTACPGCGRTTSTVFQELAQDVQNYLRQKMAVWRTEYPGVESLNVAVMGCVVNGPGESKLADIGISLPGTGETPVAPVYVDGERKVTLKGDNIAAEFLQIVEDYVKTNYCEGGAKRKQNRVIPIQSA, from the coding sequence ATGACCACACCTAAACGCCGTCAGACACATCAAGTCAAAATTGACCACCTCATCATCGGCTCCGAGGCGCCCGTTCTTGTTCAATCCATGACCAATACGGATACGGCAGATGCCGCAGCAACTGCCCGACAAGTCAAAGAATTGAGCGATGCCGGCTCGGAAATGGTCCGCATCACAGTCAATACTCCTGAAGCGGCTTCCAAAGTATCCGAAATCCGCAGCCGCTTAGACGATATGGGCTACACCACACCCCTGATTGGTGATTTCCATTTTAATGGCGAACGCTTATTGGCCGAATTTCCTGAGTGCGGCAAAGCCTTGGCCAAATATCGGATTAACCCGGGCAATGTCGGCAAAGGCGCAAAGGGTGATGAAAAATTTGCCTTTATGATTCGTACTGCCGCAGAAAACAATAAAGCCGTACGCATCGGTGTAAACTGGGGTTCGCTTGATCAAAGCCTTGCCAAGCGCATGATGGATGCCAACCTAGCTTCTGCCACACCGAAGCCGCCTGAAGAAATCATGAAAGAGGCTTTGATTGTTTCGGCGCTGGAATCGGCAGAAAAAGCCGTGGCTTTGGGCTTACCCGAAGACAAAATCATTTTGTCGTGCAAGGTCAGCGCCGTACAAGACTTGATTCAGGTTTACCGCGAATTAGGCAGCCGTTGCCGTTACCCGCTCCATCTCGGTCTGACTGAAGCAGGCATGGGCAGCAAGGGCATTGTGGCTTCCACAGCAGCTTTGTCCGTATTGTTGCAAGAAGGTATCGGCGACACCATTCGAATTTCCCTTACGCCCGAACCCGGCTCCCCACGCACACAAGAAGTCATTGTCGGTCAGGAAATCCTGCAGACCATGGGCTTGCGCTCCTTTACGCCAATGGTTACAGCCTGCCCGGGTTGCGGCCGTACCACCAGTACCGTATTTCAAGAGTTGGCTCAAGACGTACAAAACTATTTACGTCAGAAAATGGCTGTTTGGCGCACTGAATATCCAGGCGTTGAATCATTGAACGTCGCTGTAATGGGTTGCGTGGTAAATGGTCCGGGCGAGAGCAAGCTTGCCGATATCGGTATCAGCCTACCCGGTACAGGCGAAACTCCGGTTGCGCCGGTTTATGTAGACGGCGAACGGAAAGTCACTCTCAAAGGCGACAATATCGCTGCCGAGTTTTTACAAATCGTTGAAGATTATGTTAAAACCAACTACTGCGAAGGTGGCGCAAAGCGTAAGCAAAACCGCGTCATTCCGATTCAATCTGCCTAA